A region of the Electrophorus electricus isolate fEleEle1 chromosome 7, fEleEle1.pri, whole genome shotgun sequence genome:
ATTGATATTTAACAGGGGTATCACTAGAAATGATGTAGCAAGTGACTCAGTAAAATGTTCCCATGACCCAGTATAATCATATGGGTAAAAAGTCAAAAAGCCTTAATGCTTTCTGCCCGGATTGCTGAGCAGATCTAGCTACACAACCAAAGCATTAACGCCACACAAATTAACGACAggtactacatttcccataatgagCCAGCATAGTTCCAAACACTTGAGCAGCTAAAGCTTTCACTCAGAGCCAGTGTCAAGTAAATGCAAGTTAGCCATGTAGAACATCATGgtaatgtatacattttaaggcTAGCCACTTATAACCATAGCTATGTagtaacacaacacaataacacaatgtaatatttatacaatTTCAATatactgggacatgttccgacACAGCACTAACGATGTCAGCAAGTTTACGGAGgtagtagtagggtttattgggaaattGGTGGACGATACGATTCCAAaagccaccatcaagaagtttcccaaccagaagccctgggtggacaaaaccatgaaatctcgcactgctgcctacaacgcgggTATCATCAGCAAGAACATgcacgagtacaagtctgcggcatacggagtgcgcagggccgtgagggaggcgaagcagcgctacgggaggaaactagagacgcagttccagcagagtggctctagatccctgtggcagggactatggatgatcacggactacaggagcccaccctccggactgatgagtgcggatgagtctctggcgaacgagctaaacacattcttcacTCGCTTCGATGCTACATCTAGCATCGCTAATgctaacaacgctaatggtACTATTGGCACAGCCAACGGCGCAtacgcagagcccaccatagaacagcgccctctcatcatcacggagagtgtttaaaagagtgaataccaggaaggcggtagGACCAGAcagtatctgcgggagagtcctcaaagcctgtgcagaccagctagccccggtattcaccgacatcttcaatctttCCCTGAGGCTCGGTACCGTCCCAACCAGCTTCAATCGCccctgtcccaaagaaacctcgaccctctggcctcaatgactaccgccttattgccctcacatcagtcgtgatgaagtgctttgaaaagctagtcagagacttcatgaCCTCTTCAacgccagcctccatggacccactgcggtttgcatactgccacaaccgctccactgatgatgcaattgcacatctgctccacaccacactgacccacctggacaaagggaggggtaattatgttaaaatgctgtttgtcgactacagttcagcatttaacactatcatcccctccctactcactactaagttggaggatctaggactgcatacatccctgtgcgaatGGacctccaacttcctaacagacagaccacaatcagtatgggtaggcaactgcacctcatccaccctcaccctcagcactggagctccttagggttgtgtcctaagccccctgctctactcactgtacacctacgactgcgcagccacttccagctccaccatcactGTCAAGTTCGCTGACGATACCATCGATATGGGCCTGATCTTGGAGaacaatgagagggcctacctggaggagattaaacacctggaaaactggtgccagggaaataatctcctcctaaacgtcagcaagacaaagcagctgattgtggactgcagcaagaagcaggagtggcactaccaacctttgaggatcaatggaaccataGTGGAGAGaatagacagtttcaggtaccttggagttcacatctcgcaggacctgtcctagtcccgccataccaactccctggctaagaaggctcgtcagcgtctttaccgcctcagagacttcagactgccctccaaggtactgcggaacttctacacctgcactattgagagcatcctcatgaggaacatcacagtctggtttgggaacagcaccaggcaggacagacaagcactccagagggtggtgcgttcagcagagcgcatcactcatacggaacttcctgacctgcagaccatctattacaagcggtgccagaccaaggccaggaggactgTGAAGGATGCCACccatcttctctctgttgaggtcagggaagcgctttcgctccctgaagaccaatacagagagactgaagaggagcttcttcccacaggtcattcgggccctgaatcagggcaactgataaattGTGGggaccatgtgactgtaaatctgtaaatttgtaagctggaattgtatattgtgtacatacacatatatccatatatacattgtacattgtgtatatatacataaattgtATGTACAttggtatatattttttgtgtatatatatatttccttatgcacccctgtttctttcctcagtttggacagagcactcacaaaccatttcactgcgagttgtaccgtatgtacgtgacaaataaaccaaacttgaaacttgaatataGTATCATACTGTAAAGCCATTTACAAAtttaagtgtatgtgtatgtaccaATATaccatgtttttcttcttcttatgtTCATTGTTACAGTGTTATTAGACGTATtttactggaacaaaaacaattaaataattgtcatattttatacaaaaattaaTGAAGATAAAAAAATTCATGATTGTGACAAGCCTATTTTTTAGTGATCACTATATTCAGAACTTTAAAAGACAATCAGCCACATCAGGCTGattgagaacagcagcagtcagCACACTTTACCTGAACACACCACTCCTACATCCTCTTTATGTCCACACTCATCTTGTCCACAGAGTTGATACCTGCAGTTCCACATGGACGTCTCGTTCCCatcacactgcacctcattcagccATATGGGCCCAGTTCCAGGACCAAACCAGGCTGGTACGTGGGCACTGAgggccactccacactgcagctgcctgcacaccacctgGGCATCCTCAATGTCccatgagtcatcacacactgtcccccaaGAGCCGTTGAGGAAAACCTCCATCCTTCCTGCACAGTCTCCCCCAGAACCAACCAGTCTGATAGAGCTGTGGGctgagttaaacacacacacacacacacacacacacacacacacacacacacacacgcacgcacgcaaataCAGCACaccatgtatacatacacaatcGCACAATTGAATGTCCAAGATAGTTAAGACAGTTTAACCTTTGTAGTTTTGTTAATTGTTTTACCTAAATAATGTTTTACCAAAATAATGACTCCAGATTGTTATTTTTGATAATAAgagataaatgtcataaatcatCACACAATAAGGACACATTTTAGGTCAATGTAACACataccagagcaggtgattgacagctgttccctggagctgcaggaaaggttgaggaggtttgcactgctgcagttccccagaTGAGCTTCCCTCCCAGAACAATTGAAACCCGTCACACACATGTGGATGTGTTGATCAGGactggatggagaggagctggagaagttcaacacagaaccacaacccagctgtctgcagaccacAGAGGCCTCAGACACACTCCGGGAGTCCAGGAGAACTCTCCACCAGTCCTGGATGAAGTAAATCTCCacctgcccctcacactcctTCCCTCCAGACAACCGCACTCGCCcctcatgaaaggcctgagaggaACCTGAAAgggaatataattaaacatgtaaattaaTAAGCTTATTTTAGCATGCAAAACATCATTAATTTCACTAATGTGGTGAACATGAGTGGAAGAGCTCACCactgcagatgactccagcatcctgtttatgagagcatgctgttcgactccatgatgagatgggacattctgacaggtgtgtctcGTTCccatgacaaacaaacacatcagcccAGATGTggccactcccctccccaaaccagtccgcccccaacacagccacagcactcccacacttcagctgcccacagaggacactggcagctctcatatcccagcTATCACCACAAACTGAGCCCCAGTCACTGAGGTACTGAAGCTCCACTCGACCAGAACAGGAGTCCCAGCCGTTCACCAGATGTGCCGCTGTGTAACCTGAACAAACATCTGACATCTTATGGCAACAACActgcattcatatttaatgtcATTATACACGTATGCAAATGGACAGCAGGCCACATTAAGGGTATGTAAATCACAagagatatataaatattgaTATATAACCTGAACATATTAGTCCCACATCACTGTCATGGGAACAGTGTTTGGGTGAAGATGTTCTTGGACAGGAGTAAATCtcagattcgttgcctctacactgaagctcctttGGCCACACCttgccctcccctctgccaaaagcagctgctctcAGCACCTTCACAGGAAGCCCACAGCCCCgttctctacacacaacctctgcatcctgctggtcaaagtcatcatcacacactgtggtccaggtcCCTTTATGAagtacctccactctcccagagcacaggtgaggACCGTCGGTAAGTCTGGTGTTCTGACCTGTGCAttgaaattgttttaataataactacactaaacacagaacaaaacaatgataCACCTTCTAAATTATTTCTGCTAATGACAGAATTAGTAAAAAATTCATAATGAATGAAGGTCTCAACAAACAACATCTGTAACTTGCTGGTCAAAGTCTTTAAACACCTCTTAAAGTCCTGAAACACCTTTACTATCTCAAAGCACCGGTGAGGAGCCTTTGTATAAGTGAACACACATAGACTGAAATACATCATCAAAACATGAGTATTTGAGAGATAATGTCTCGATATTCCTATAGGGTAAATTTACTCTCCCAGAGACCTGGTACAGGtcattaaaaattgttttaaattttacattttacagataTGATTAAATTTACAGATCTGAATTAGAATTGTTTTGTGCCTTCAtcaaaacaatgtaaacaataaagTTGCTGTGTTGGAAATTCATTTAGATTAGATTTGTAAATATCTAAACAGCAAAAttcaaaagaatatttaaatactttatatattataatatctATATACCTCAGAGTTAAGATTTTTCCTAACAATAAGTGGACACACCAATTTACtgagtttaatatttaatagtcAAAAATTTTAAAAGACATACAAGTGCATGTGTACAACCTGGTgtgatgggtgagtgaatattAAGATCAGCTGCAGCTTACCTgaacagatgactccagcatctcCAGCATGAGACTCACAGTAGGCATTATTACGACGaatgaaacattcattcagtgtagactctgatcccTCACAGTCTGAAAACCCCTTCAgtattggtcctgatcctggtccaaagtgagcattacGTACtgcatctacagcctccccacagctcagctctctacacaccactgcagcatctgtaATATCCCACCAATGactacacactgttccccactgtccttcatgaagaacctccactctgccAGCACAGCGACTACCACCAttcaccagcctcacactgtctgttaaagtagagagagagagagagagagagagagagagagagagagagaggaggaggaggatttaGGGTGGTAGGATCATGGTTGGAATACCAGGAGCAGCATCTAGAGGAAGGAACAATAAAGGTAGCTGATTCTAATTCATCTGCTTAACTTCTGATAAAGAAGAGAAGATGATAACATGAACTTTACTGATTCCCAGAGTAATGTGAGGTAtagcagagaaacaaagaatacacacattcacacataaataaataaatacatatgtaaaaaataaataaataaataaataaataaataaataaataaataaataaataaataaataaaaaataaataaataaagcatataaCACACAAGTGAAAGAAATACCAGGTAATGACCAGCTAATAATGAACAGAGTATTCACatgtactgaactgtactgGAACATGAGTAACTTAGAACTGCTcttgaggagacacagatgaccTACTGATAAAAACTCCTGCAGACGTCTGTGTGATGAGatattactgtgtgtacacaaaccagGGAGAAATGGTGGCATCTCCCATTAgcactgagaatgtgaaggagtGAAGGTCTGAAAGAGGGTTGAAGACGTTCAGTGttgctctctgtcctgatgAAGGGGACTGAAGGGGCTCCTGAGCTCTACCAGTGTActgtgcagtgggggagggagggaggagctcaggaactgagtgcagtttctcctcctcctcctcctcctcctctctgtcacagcCTGTGGAGAGTCCAGGcttcaccccactacacacTCCACTTTCTACAACAGCTCATCCAGCCTGTTCAGACTGGTGATCACTACTGTCTCAACTAACTCTGATTCATTACAGAGTTCAGTCACATTTATAGTTTCTTATATAGCAATTTGTTAATCtaactttatttctatagcaattttcataaacagtggcaattctaagtgcttcacataaaatattaaaattataaacagtagcaataataaacaattataaataatagatttaaaCATAAATTTCAAATGAAGATCTAACAACTactgaaagaaatgttaaaaatgaaaatgctaaAAGATTTCAAATTCAACATGTATAGAGCTGagacaaaatcaaataaatacagaatcaattaagaatgaaaaatataaaagtgcattttaattatgaaaattaatttaaacattttaaattaaattcaaaagtGCTGTGTACTAATCTGACTTGAAATCTTAAAATTAAAGGGGTTTTGTACAGACTTAAAAGTATCTAGTATCAGGGCTCGTCTAATACTCTGTGTCTACTGGCTCCTTTTAAGAGCTAAACACTGTATCTCCATGATTAGTCTTTAACTTGGGGAGCACTAACTGACTAGTTCCTACTGATCTGAGCATGTTTGTATAATTGAGTGTGTACTTAccagcagtagtgagtgagactgtggacatcagaagaattaaagtcagacagctgtccatctccctctgccctgcacacactctgttcaactcagcaggaaacacaagcttcacctccaccaccccagagagactgaaggaacTGTGTCCCCTCAGCCCcctattgagagagagagagagagagagagagagagcaagcgagctcctcacagctgccaatcacactCACTGTTACCTTATTAGACAGAGAAGGGGAAATCATCAAACATTCTACAGTGACAAATCAGAGGATGCATGTTTGACTTACTCCATATATATCAAAATAACGTCAGCGTGGATGAACAGAACTCCACCTCCCGTCTATAGAGGCGTCtgactgaggagagtgtggtgagaaagtcaccagcatacaggagactgatttcagagagaggaagcactcagtgtagattcagctttaatgccacctgcacacagctgatctaaacactgattaatactgtatctgacagacaaacacacagctatAATAATAGCCTAAAGTGAGAAAGATGACACTtggttttcagttatttgaaaGGAAGCATATAATGATGAAATTATGACtgcaaaatagaaaaacagtagataatttaataaagactttagaatatatgttttattacaattcaatttaaaagttttaaaaacctttatatagATAATGATAAGATGTGACAAAATCATTTTGCCGTATAACTGTAATGCATATTTCatccacaagatggcagaagAGGATTATGAATTTTATAATCACGGCGGtgaaacagatattttattctactgacagaaaaaagagagaaaaattcgccctcactaaaaacacataaaaagtgTTCTATTCTTCTATACTGGTcagttttttaaagtaaaccaaagagaaagagaacaagtaATAATGGCACAGAGAGTATTATTGTATTCTAAAAGGATTTTGAATACAGCTCTTTCAAAATGCAACAAAGACTaaatacacacttttttctATCAGATAAGACTTGTATTTATAACCCAGTCCAGAGTATCTGAAACTTGCACCATTCTGGCTTGTTCCCAAATCAcagactgtgtgcagtgttggattCTGGACCAGGCTACACATATGAGAAGACAGTGGCAGAAGGGCTAGGGGGACATTATAGCCTCGACTTTTGTCTCAAGTTATCCAGCTGATTAGAAATTTATGTTCAGTGAAATATACCTTAGAGTTTATGAATCACAACTGatacaaatgcttttgtttgtttatttgtgcatgtagtggtaacatgaacataaacttgTTATACCAAAGGAATAATCAAGgccaacaaacatgtaaacattcaaccacacaacacatgcacacagagacgtaaacagttttacacacataatcacaaaaGTGCTTCCCATTTTACTGGGTCGTCAATGTCCAGTTCATTGCAGTTCAACTTTATGAAACTGCCGTTCaagctttgttctttttttcttctgccctCTTATGGTCTGCTAAGGTACTGCAGCACTTGAGTGTCCTGCTGCTCTACAGCAGTTCAGGCTCTGAGCTGTACGGAGAGTGTCTGAGTGAGATCCCACAACTCTTCAGCTATCCTGCAGAAGATCATAAGAGCCACTGGCAACCACCTGCTGCTCGTCATCCTTCTGTAACACAGTCCAGTGTTAGAACCGGGCAGCAcaaagttttgttctgtttcagtctgtaactgtaattatgcaTAACTGTAATCTGTAACTGTAATTCTTTTACTTACCTCATCTGCTGGGAGGTGGGGGTCAGTGGGGGCAGGTGTGGACTCATACGTGGGGTTGGAGATGTACGGGGCTGATCCAGAAGGGCTGCTGtcttcattctcatcttcctgaaagccaaacacacatacttgcatactgcatatacacactataacagtctaattcattttccttttattaaatctttcttcacatgtttggattaatttttctgtttgcatattaaaaacatgttgctaTCTTGTGACGCACCGTGTTCACACTAACCTTGAAGTAGTGGAACTGGAAAGGCTTGGATTGCTGAATGTAGAAATGGTAGGCCACAAATGCTCCAGCCACGATAAGGATGACGAGTAACAGAACACCGATGCCCATCCCTGCCTTGTGGGCGGGGTGGAGGGAAGGGGccggagggggtggagctttcAGTGGTCCATGCAGCACATGGATGATCCCATTGGATGCAAAAATGTCGGATTCGATAATGTAATGGTCATTGACATATCCAGAGGAAGCCTAGAGGCAGAAAGGATCTGTTAAACTTTGTTGGTAATTATTTGCATCCACTAACACAGTTTTCAGGAGACATTGTGCATGCCTAATTTAGACttgaagtaaatgtaattgttagAACATCCACTAGCTATAATGCATCTTAAATGAGGTAAATGTTTACCAGTGTCTGGGGGCTCTGCAGGCTAGGAACCCCTTTCACACTGAGTGTATGTCCCAGATGTGTTCGAACATGGCTGACGTTAATGAGAGCTTGCAGCACCAGAGCTCTCCcatccagcaggtggtgctctaAATCCCTGTAGGACAGCGTCTAttccagagagagggggagtgtgaaACACCTTTAATCTGACTCATGAAGAATGCAGACATCTGTGTGGTATGGAGAGGATCAAGCTACCTCGTTCTCATAGAGACCGTCATTGTCAGGCACAAACAGGGTGGACTGGGTGGTTATGTTGCTGAGACGCCTCACAAACTCTTGACCTGATGCTGAAGTTCTGGAGCAATTCAAGATTTGCTGGGGATGGGAACAATTTATGAGACCAGTCAGTGTCAGTTACTGGGGAACATCAGAGCCAAATCTGGTGGCAAGAGTCTGATATGAGTGCATCTGATATCAGTGCAGCAATGTACACAGCATAGAATGCTAGTCCTTAAGAACTACTCTGATAAAACCAGAAGTAATATGTTCTGGTAACAACAAACTGGCTGTAATGCAGTTTAGTCaggaatgttttctttaatactCCAGGGATTCTGTTTGGAAAGTGCAGAACATGTTTTTCATGCAGCTTGTAAGCTGTTATACTCACTGACAGAAAGTTGGAAAAGTTGGGCTTGGAGGAGAGAACCTGTAGCAGGTTTCCAGTGCAAGTGTATCCATCACCAATGTAGCCCATCTTACACTCACATTTCACATCtggtaaaacaataatattaacaaataaataatcatgcgcgcgcgtacacacacacacacacacacacacacacacacacacacacaaacgcacgcacacacacaaacgcacgcacacacacacacacacacacacaaacgcacaggtTTCCAGTGCAAGTGTATCCATCACCAATGTAGCCCATCTTACACTCACATTTCACATCtggtaaaacaataatattaacaaataaataatcatgcgcgcgcgtacacacacacacacacacacacacacacacacaaacgcacgcacgcacacacacacacacacgcacacacacacacacacacacacacacacacaaacgcacgcacgcacgcacgcacacacacacacacacaaacgcacacacacacacacaaacacacacacacacacacacacacacacaaacacatacacacacaccatctatATTTAACAGCATGGATTGTTGTATTAAATGCAAACTTGAGGCTCAGTATAGTTTGGCTTGAAGTTGGAATTAAGGTTTAAGGTTGGTGTTATAGTTAAATATTGGGATTATGGTTTGAGGCTGAGGTTATGGTTTGAGTTTGGAGTCATAGTTGAACTATGGggtttaacatgtttaacatgttttatgtttgtcataCACCGTCATAAGCTGCCTGGTCTTACCCTTTGGCCAGTAGCAGAACGTGTCCCAGGTCCTGCTCAGGTCAGTTTGTTTGCCGTAGTCCACGATGCCCACGTGACCAAAGCCACATTTGAGGTGGGAATAGCTCATGGGATAGGCCACGCGCTCCTGCTCGAGCCATCCGGCAGAACACAGACTGTACCCAGCCTGCGTGGCCCACGGATAGGACGTCAAACATACCGCACAGCCATCTCTATCTCTTGCTCAGATGCTCAGTGTGCCTACTTGCATCTACACCCACCTGCTGAGCGTAGGacagttgtgtgtatgtagcaaTAGTGCCTCCCTCTTGCTTGCAGGCCTCCTGGGCCTGTGTGTAGTTGAGTTTGTACACTCCCAGTGGAGAACGGTAGTGGAAGACCCCAACGGTCTTATCTGAGGTAAAGCAGATAAAGTGTAGATTACACATTTAGCCTCAACCCTACAATTTCACCCTGATGgccaagaaataaacaattatccATACAGTTACTTATATTTCACTCAAATAGAGAAACAATGTGAGAACTTTCATTCTTGCAGGGTTTCCCTAGTACAAACCAAAGAATGTTGATTTTCTGAACAAACAGTATTACAGAcagtattttattacaaaacaaatatggtAAGTAATGACTGGGAAACCTGGAGAGGAGTGACTGGGAGGAATGTTCTGCCCAATCTGAAGCAAGAGGTGGGATGTTATTTGACTTCTGTACTATCCATGATTGGTgtacaacaaagacaaagtcTGAACACAAGGCTGCTCATAAGTGTACATATTATCAGAGCACCTTGGGCCAAAGGTCAGTGATTAACTTTGTGGTTGTGTCATCTGACCTGAGGCCATGTTTTGAACACTCAtgtggagagaggtgtgtagcTGTCAATAGATCACAATCTGGTGCTGAGTTGGATCAGATGGCAGGGAACATTCTCGGTCAGACCTGGTAGCCCCAAACATATAGTGAGGGTCTGCTTGGAAACACTTTCCCAAATGATTTGAAGAGAGCTTCTTTTACTTTCTGGAGTAATTGGGGACACTGTATGGGTGGACCCTGTTCAAAATCTCCATTGTGGAAGCAGGTTCATTGTGGCTAAATCTTTTTCAGTGCCTGGTATAGCGTCAACCCAAAAACCCGGTTGTGGACTTTAACAGTGAGGGACATCATTAAGCAGAAAAGGAGGCAAGTTGAAGGACATGGTGCTCTCCTGGGAAAGAGTGGCACACTCCCTCTGGGCGAGAACCTGACCCCAAGTGGAGGAGTTTAAGTAACTGAGGTCACAATTGATGGCAAGAGGAATTGTGATATCAACAATAGGATAAGTTCAGCAATTTCTGTAATGTGGTCACTGTGGCAGACTGTAGCTGTGAAGACGGAGCTGAGCTACAAATTCAAGTTCTCAATTTACTATTTCTCAACCATAACCTGCTCATGAACTTTGGAGGAGCGTAAAGCAGAGCCGCTGTTAAGAGCAGCCAGTTGAAGTGGTTCAGGCATCTGATAAGGATGCCATGTGGTCACCTCCTGCCATAGGTATACCAGACATGGCCAACAGGGAGGAGGACTATGGGTAGACCAAGGACATTCTGGAGGGACTACGTCTTCAAGCTGGCCTGGGGAAGCCTGGATCCCACAGGAGAAGCTGGAAGAAGAAACAGACACCTGGGCTTCTTTGCACATCCTACTATTCCTGTGACCATGAAATGGACTACGTGTAGAACCGGATTACAGAAAAGGTGTACAGTGCTACTGTCCAATCACTTACCAAATTTATTGTATATTAGGACATTCCagttacacagagagaggctgaaACTCTCACCCTGGTAGTGCAGGTCAGTGCACTGAGCGTCAGAGTGACACTGGCCGTTATCCTGCATGCAGCGATTCACTGGAAGCACCTTCAGCTCACACTCCAGACCATCACCAATGTAGTTAGGCTTACACTCACACTTCTTCTTATTCTGGggttttacaaacacacacacacacacacacacacacacacacacagcatataaaaaatatacagttCATTATGCAGGTGTAGAGGAAGAGAAGCCTGCTCACTGCTCCAGTCATTGTACAGATGGCATGCTCGTGACAGCCTCCGTTATCATCCGTAACACAGGGGTCCACCATTAAGCAGACATGGCCGTCTCCAGAGTAGCCTGTCAAGCAGGTGCAGTTCACCTTCTCGTCCTTCTGGGAGCATTTGGCATTCTTCGAGCAGCCTCCATTCCAGAACCCGGGTCAGCCACTGGAGGCAGGGGAGAGAGATTGGAGAATGGTTTCAATTGAGCCATCATCTCCGCTGGTCCGATATGTCTGTTGAAAGAGAGGTTGAGCTTTTTTCGATCGCATCTCATTTCCTACACAGACCAAAGACTAAGGGAGCACAAGCCATTACTTCTGTCTGTCAGGTTGTTCCTTTCTGGAGAAGTACTTGTATTGAAGGAGTGATTATAGGAGGAGGAGAGCTGAGGCCAGACTGGAGAAGTGCAGTGTTTACCTGTGCAGGTGAACCCGTCTCCCTCGTAACATGGTTTACAAACACAGGAGTTGTTCTTGGCACACACCGCCTTTGCATGGCAAGCAGGGATGCGCACAGGGCTGTCGGCTACGGCATCAGAAAGGCAGCGAGGGTTTCAGCACAGATACAAGGAACATTCACATCCCCCATGCTGTACAAACAAT
Encoded here:
- the LOC118241743 gene encoding antigen WC1.1-like; its protein translation is MLQWYCEGSESTLNECFIRRNNAYCESHAGDAGVICSGQNTRLTDGPHLCSGRVEVLHKGTWTTVCDDDFDQQDAEVVCRERGCGLPVKVLRAAAFGRGEGKVWPKELQCRGNESEIYSCPRTSSPKHCSHDSDVGLICSGYTAAHLVNGWDSCSGRVELQYLSDWGSVCGDSWDMRAASVLCGQLKCGSAVAVLGADWFGEGSGHIWADVFVCHGNETHLSECPISSWSRTACSHKQDAGVICSGSSQAFHEGRVRLSGGKECEGQVEIYFIQDWWRVLLDSRSVSEASVVCRQLGCGSVLNFSSSSPSSPDQHIHMCVTGFNCSGREAHLGNCSSANLLNLSCSSREQLSITCSGMFNSAHSSIRLVGSGGDCAGRMEVFLNGSWGTVCDDSWDIEDAQVVCRQLQCGVALSAHVPAWFGPGTGPIWLNEVQCDGNETSMWNCRYQLCGQDECGHKEDVGVVCSEFKDMRLSEGCKGNLEVFYNGTWGNVCVNGMSEETASLVCRELNCGRTGSESQSRARVESSPNWLDQVKCRKHDSTLWHCPSEPWGQNSCENHNEVAHITCSGERNDSVQQSHVKCSSSSSQSQCSNHLPLRLRGAERSCSGRLEVYHNAAWGSICDDQWDIRDAEVVCRQLGCGKALRADGSAAFGAGEGVIWLNRVKCRGDEIHLWDCSYSLKNHTDCSHKEDAGVTCADVQKTSSPLQTESAAVLCTTPTVVLLVLGVLLFLALVLLSGLVYQNRVLRRVISKRRRKTLPEAVYEEINRRYINKRTHVSTRRGSVLSESQHSGYEDVDQEFVSGSVLSEAQHSEYEDVDQEFVLGDIERQDIPENYDDVITAGPSPDIVAEDVSENYDDVITDDQNAAVVRGMTSIVTRL
- the LOC118241744 gene encoding stabilin-2-like, translated to MVIWRDCLACPGGPRSPCSNHGQCDEDHLGNGTCTCFPGYQGVACALCIDGHFGPECKACNCSEHGSCDESPDSTGSCFCDEGWSGPQCEHKLGTAHTHHISTLFVQHGGCECSLYLCPGFWNGGCSKNAKCSQKDEKVNCTCLTGYSGDGHVCLMVDPCVTDDNGGCHEHAICTMTGANKKKCECKPNYIGDGLECELKVLPVNRCMQDNGQCHSDAQCTDLHYQDKTVGVFHYRSPLGVYKLNYTQAQEACKQEGGTIATYTQLSYAQQAGYSLCSAGWLEQERVAYPMSYSHLKCGFGHVGIVDYGKQTDLSRTWDTFCYWPKDVKCECKMGYIGDGYTCTGNLLQVLSSKPNFSNFLSQILNCSRTSASGQEFVRRLSNITTQSTLFVPDNDGLYENETLSYRDLEHHLLDGRALVLQALINVSHVRTHLGHTLSVKGVPSLQSPQTLASSGYVNDHYIIESDIFASNGIIHVLHGPLKAPPPPAPSLHPAHKAGMGIGVLLLVILIVAGAFVAYHFYIQQSKPFQFHYFKEDENEDSSPSGSAPYISNPTYESTPAPTDPHLPADEKDDEQQVVASGSYDLLQDS